The genomic DNA GAGTTTTCCAGGTAGACTCTtgtttacttttatttatttagttatttcacTTGAAAAATTAccattacccataaatctgcATGTGTTGGGTTaagttgtgtctgtgttcaggATCGAACATAAAGTTGATGATAATATTAGAACAAATGCATGCTCTGTTTTGAAACTATTGTCTTAATATCTCATTCAAGAGTCTCCattaaaaaattaaatgatATTATGAACACTGAACCGTGGGAgagaaaaattaaaataaactgTCAGGGTAAAATGTGTTCAATTAAACTTGCTTTTCAGTTTTCAAAATAATCTATCTAGTACTATTTTATACTGAGGAAAACACCACTGATGATGACATATCCCAAAAAAAAAGCACGTCTTTACTTAATCGACTTTAGTATAATCACAGTAAATTTCCCAGCCCTGGTTATGTGTGATCATGACTCTGCATATGACAAATAGCTTTGCCTCGGGAGTTTGCTGAGGTTGGAAGCCAGGCCAATTGTGGTTTCTACTCTGTGGAGAATACCTGAGAGGTGTTTGTGATTTACTTTGTGATTCACTTTTCACTCATTTACTTTACCGTAAGGAAGTGCAGGAGTTCTGAGGAAAGAAAGCTGTTTCCTGCAgttgttctctctgtttttttttatcagttttcACTTTTCTCTGAGACCACAATGCTGTTACACAATCCCTTTGTCCCTCTCAgtccctcactctgtctttctctctcattccctcgctctgtttttttctctcattctttctccatttcttctttctttctttctctctctcttatcctctttccctctcttttctcgtTCACTCTttatccttctttctctctgtctctgaatttctccctccttcttgctttctctctgtctttctcactgtctcataGCTCACCGAGTGGTTCTCGCAGCCGGAGGGGACTACTTCCGGGCCCTCTTCTGTGGAGGGTTACGTGAGTGCAGCCAGGATGTGGTGTGCCTCCGCGGCGTGTCCTCCAGCGTGCTGCGCCCCCTCTTGACCTTCCTCTACTCCGGCAGGCTGGAGCTGGGCTGGCCTTGCGTGTGGGAGCTGGCTGAAGCAGCGCTCCAGTTCCAACTGCAGGGGGCGCTGTCGCTCTGCCTGGCCTTCCTCCAGGAGAGGATGGACCCCAGCTCCTGCCTGGACATCCTGGCCCTGGCGGAGGCCTATGGGCTGGGCGAGCTGGTGCAGGCGGCCGAGGGGTACATCCTGGCCCACTTTCAGAAGGTGGCAGAGGGGGAGAAGTTCCAGGACCTTCCCCCTGCTCAGCTAGAGAGACTGCTTGAGAGAGACTCTCTCTGTGCTGAGAGTGAGGTTGGAGGCATTTATATACTCACGTCATCTCTGgggtttttgtgtatttgtttatacactcattacatctctctctctctctctctctctctctctctctctctctttatgtttcgctcattctctctttctttctccctctctctcttacttcccccctctgcctctccctctctttctgtccccatCTGTAGCTGGTGGTGTTCCAGGCAGTGCTATGCTGGGTAGAGGAGGACTGTGGAGCAAGGCTCTCCTTCCTGCCGGGGCTCCTTCGGAAGGTGCGCCTGCCCCTTATGTCCCCATCTGAACTGCGGCTGGTGCAGGGCTGCGGCCTCCTGCGACAGACCCGCTGGGGGAGGGCAGTGCTGGAGGAGGTGGCAGACCTCCTGGAGGGAAACCAGAGGTACCCGGACTGCCGCCCTCGCACCGCAAACCAGGTGAGGCCTGAGAGGCTGTTAACACCTCCGTGACCTCCAAACCAGGTGAGGCCTGAGAGCCTGTTAACACCTCCGTGACCTCCAAACCAGGTGAGGCCTGAGAGCCTGTTAACACCTCCGTGACCTCCAAACCAGGTGAGGCCTGAGAGCCTGTTAACTCCTCCGTGACCTCCAAACCTGGACACCTGTCATTCAAATGTGCTCTCAAATAACTCTAAAGACATGAATGGTGAGGACTGCTGCGGTGGTCGCTGTTTCCTTTAATATTTTGTATAAAGAAAGTAGTCGGCCCACTACAAACTAGGCTAGACATGTTGGCTTCTGTTTAAACTGAACCAAATGTTTCCTCTGTGGGCTGTGCATGCCTGCCTAAAAACATGTGTGGCTACCAAGGTATGACCAGGACAATGGCCTTCCAGGTGTGCCATTATCAGAAAATATTGGTCTTGGTCGGGGAAATGCTACTCCGCTTTGCGTTGTGGTGTTCTTTGCCTCCGCCTCGTCCAATATTTTCATATAATGGGACACATCGGGCggccattatcccttacttaatgTATTTGGCTGATACTTTTATTAAAATGAGTAAAAGTTAGATTTACGTAGTTCTTGTTGTTGTGCAGTGTCTTGTCATAAGACAACTcaactctgtgttgttctgtgcacttATTCAGGAGGCTGAGCAGCAGTTAATGTGTCAGCCAGATGCGTTCATAATAGATTAGATCTTGAAACATTAATCATTCTgacctcatctctcttcctctctctctctcttcctctctctttctctctcgctctcgctctctcttcctctctctctctcttcctctctctctctcttcctctctctctctctctgtttctctctctctcgctctctcttcctctctccctccctctcttcctctctctcttcctccctctctctcccttccttacTTCCGTTTTCTTCTgccttctctctatttctcactatttccctctcatttccttctcttctctgtgtgatGACCCAGGTTCTGGTTCTGGTAGGGGGGGACTGCGTGGATGAAAACTTCGCTCGACGTGAGCCCAACCGCAGCCTGTGGGTTGCCCGGCGGTTTTTGACTGGACCGGGTCTGATCAGAACCGTGGAGTGGTGGCCACTAGCCCAGCTCCCCGATCCACCCCGGTTCCGccactgcgtgtgtgttctccagAACAAGCTCTACATCATCGGGGGCCGCAAGTACTACGGGGCACTGGACATTCTCAAGTCAGTCATGAGGTgaggtaaaaaataaaaataaaaaaacctttTCAGCTTTTCTGAAAATTCACACTGCAAGGACGGCTCATAAAACATGACTGgacttttattgtatttaaagTTTAATATCATCTTTCAAAATCAAACAAAGAATATTATCAGTTACTAATTACCCTGAGGTAATTTGTGTGCCATgaccctgactctctctctctctctcagggttgaCTCATTGACTAAGACATGATGTTTGTCAGGCCTATTGCCTGCATTTGTTAGATTGCATAAGGTTATGAGTAAGACGGGGTTAATGGCCAGATAGTTGAGAAAAAGCAAAAATGAGAGAGATTGGCTTAGTGGACAACCATGTCAAATGGTTCTCAAATCCTCTGAAGTAGCTAGTTCAATAACAGTGAACAGCTAATGATGGTGAAATAGCCAGTTCAATAACAGTGAACAGCTAGTGATGGTCTGCCGAGTATCATGTAATGGTCTGCTTAGTGTGAAGTAAACAGTACCCTTTCTCCATCAGGTTTGACCCTGTGCAGTGCAGCTGGGAGCAGTTGCCAGATATGGCCGTTCCCAGAGATTACTTTGCCGCTGTTTGTCTCAATGGGAAGGTGTTTGCACTGGGTGGTAGCCATGACGAAACACAGTACCTGGACACTGTGGAGTACTTCACACCTGAGGACAACACCTGGAGGTAGTTGAATTGAGCTTAGTATATAGATACACAGTCCTTTTTATCCTCTTGGTTTATGTTTACTTTTTGACCTCTGACCGCTGTGAACCACATTCATAGCGAAGGCCTGAATGAATGATGGTTGTTTACAAAATCCCATTTTTTGTTAATTACTGTAAACCATTTTCACTGCATATATATGGCAAGAGCTAGATAAacaacaaacattaaaaaaaaaaaatcagaaaagaATAACAAAGtaaatatgaataaaataatGATAGGATGAAACTAACATGATGATAAGATAAGCAAGaagaacgacacacacacacacacacacacacacacacacacacacacacacacacacaaacacacgataACCAAGTGCCAGCTGAGATGTGAAATGCCCTGGTGCTTCCACAGGCCGGCCCATCCTCTGGACACAGCTCTCTGTGGGCACGCCGCCGCCGTGTGGGACGGGGAGATCTTCGTGTCGGGTGGCTGCGATGCCAACCTCCGCTGCCTCTCTGCCCTGTGGCACTACCACCCCAAACGTGGCTGCTCTCGGCGCGCGTCCATGGCGACGGGAGCCGGGCGCGCGGGTCACGTGATGCTGCCGGTGCCCGCCGGGCTGGTGGTGGCGGGGGGGCTGCAGCCGTCCTGGCGGGGGTACGCCGACCAGCTGCAGTGTGAGATCTACTCCCCCTCCCGCAACACCTGGATGCTCTTCCCCGTCCTGCCCCGCCCCCACCTGTTCCCAGCCGCCGCGGCTCTGGACGGGCAGCTGTACGTGATGGGGGGGTCGTCAGCGGACACGGCGCGGGACACGGCGTGGGTGCACCGCTACGACCCCCGGGAAGGACGCTGGGATAAGTTGGGGGCCATGCCACGACCTTACACTGACCTTTGTGCCTGCATGCTGCAGCTGCCACAGGGTGTACATGGGTAGTAGAACTaaaaacagtgtgtttatgtgtgtgtgtgtgtgtgtgtgtgtgtgtgtgtgtgtgtgtgtgtgtgtgtgtgtgtgtgtgtgtgtgtgtgtgggtgtgtgtgggtgtgtgtgagtgtgtttgtgtgtgtgtgtgtgtatatgtgtgtatgtgtgtgtgtgtgtgtgtgtgtttgtgtgtgtgtgagtgtgtgtgtgtgtggggggggggggggatgtgtgtgtgtttgtgtgttatttgagtgtgagtgtgggtgtttgagtgtgagtgtgggtgtgtgtatgtgtatgtgtatgtgtgtgcatgtgtgtgagtgtgtgtgtatgtttgagtgtgagtgtgtgtgggtgggtgtgtgtgtgtgtatgtgtgtgcatgtgtgtgtgtgtgtgtgtgtgtgtgtgtgtgtgtgtgtgtgtgtgtgtgtgtgtgtgtgtgtgtgtgtgggtgtgtgtgggtgtgtgtgagtgtgtttgtgtgtgtgtgtgtgtatatgtgtgtctatgattTCACTTGGAGTCTGTGCTTCTGTAGAAGACCTAGCTTGACAAACATTGTGAATTCCTTCACGGTTTCGTGGCTAACACCCAGCCAGCACCcatgtctgtacacacacacacacacacacacacacacacacacacacacacacacactcaaacacacacatacacacagacacccagtcAGCACCCATGTGTGTTCTCACGGCACTTAATGAACTGAGACAGGGCCCAGAAATAGTACACCACGTCTGTGAATATCACAAAGTGTCACCAAGAGAGACAAATAAAGGCAGGCGCAcaaagacatactgtatgtgtgtatgtacaacaGTACtgaacaacagcacacacaccaacgtgtacgtatgtgttcatgtgtctgtgtgtgtgtgtgtgtgtgtgtgtgtgtgtgtgtgtgtgtgtgtgtgtgtgtgtgcgtgtgtgtgtgtgtgtgtgtgtgtgtgtgcgtgtacgtatgtgtttgtgtgtctgtgtgtatgtgtgtgtgtctgtgtgtttgtgtgtctgtgtgtatgtgttcttccTCATAGTATGATTGCTCCATAGCTTGACCATAAGAAGGAAGTCATGTGATTGTGAAATGCCAACAGCAAAGTGACATCACAAACTTCAGGTCAGGTCCTGGATTGGCCCTCGTAAAAATCCAGTCATGAAGTATCACgaccacaaacatacagaatATTTACCCCAGGCTCTTTAACAGACAACCAGATGGACAAACAGAGGCCATTTTCCTGCTCCTTCTGATATAATATGTTATCATCCTGCTACTGTGATTGGAAATAAAGTGCAAAAAGATAAAGATCTGTCCAGTATCTGACTAGATGAGATCATTGTGAATTATTCCATGCATTTGATATGTATAACCTTTGATTTGTTATCCACAAAATGTCATTTTTCTGTAAAGCTTTTCAGCTTTTCTGAAGATTCACTCTCCCTCTACACTGCACCCATCATAAGAAGCGAGGACAGTCACCACAGAAGATGAATACAGGAAGGACATGGATGGACTTTTATTTCAATTAAACTTTATTATTCATCTCGCATGCAAGGAATATCATCAGTTACTAATTATCCTGAGGCCCTTTGTGTGtcatgagtgagtgtatgttagTATGATAATACATCACATGCATGACAGctcaaaacattttctcatAAAACAAATCCATCCTCACAAATGTGTCCTATCAAGAGCATTTGATAATGATACAACTTACACAAGACAAGATATATGTGCATATACAAATGGATATGAAGAAACAGCACACGCTACACATAATTAACCAGAGAAAAATATTTACTTTCCAAAAATAGCATTTTTTTGTTGCAAGATTAGCATATTTGcacactcccctccccacacacagagacacacaaacactcattctccctatatctcactctctcacacacaaacactcactctccctctatctcactcactcacacacaaacactcactctccctctatcacactctcacacacaaacactcaccctctatcaaactcactcacacacaaacactcactctccctctatcacactcactcacacacaaacactcactctccctcgatcacactctcacactcactcacacacaaacactcattctccctctcactcactcacaaacactcactctctctctatcacactctcacactcactcacacacaaacactcattctccctctcactcactcactcacacacgcacacttcctctcctctctctctctctgtctctctctcttacacacacaaacacactccctctcccttctaTTCTGCGACTGTCATGAGAGTTTTCAGCTCGGCCGTCTTCCTCGTGTCCTCCTCCCCACCCGcgacactctctcctcctcctcctcctcctcctcctctttctccgcGTCGCACACTCATCTTTAAAGAGATCTTGCGGAAGGTGGAGCTCTCGTCATGCACGGAGCTGCGTGTGCTGCGTGTGCTGCGCGACTGAGCGTCGGAGTAGGTGCCCTCAAACATCTTCGCCATGAAGCTCAGGCCCGCGTTGCGAATGTGCGAGCTGCCAGCGAACACGTAGAGCACGGGATTCACGCTGCTGCTCAGGAACGCAAACGCCGTCACGTTGGGACGTGCCACCCTCGCCGCCTTAAGCGCCCACTCGGTGTCAGTCAGCAGTCCGATCACCTACAGACAGACGGATGAGACACACTTTTAGAATTTCATGTTAATTTACAACATGTCTGATCTCAGCTTGTTATTATGACCGCTGCTGCAGTTCGTTtttattaaattatttatttgtaatacCGACTTTTGGTCAATGATATCATATACCTATTGATTTttgctcaaagcactttttagGATATAGTTCAACAACATTTCACCAAAATGTACGAATTTTCTATGGCACGTAGCACACAATACGTGTGAACGGTTATTAAAATGTTTGCATATATAGGCTACTAAATTACATTATCTAAACACAGCACGTTTACTGTGCGATTAGGTTGTTAACTTGAGGCAAGTGGGACAAAGTGTTTAGCGTAACTGTGAGCACAAGTCTTGCACAGCACATGCCATTATAAACATTCTTCTGAGGCAATAGGAACAACTTTGTGTGCTCGAACCTAAAAGGTGTTGTAATAATGCCACaaaggggcggactggccaacGGGGATACGGCCCTTGGGCCGGTTCATTATATcacgtcaatctaaatagtctgaaggcagaatatgtgcgcgggggaaggggcgtggcggcggcagtTAGTGAGCCACCCTGAcaacttcacagtttcaagtgttataggcagaatatgtgcgcagggggaggggacgtggcggcggttacaaacatgaaaaaaagttACGCCACTGCTCCCGGgacacttttttcccccccagtccgcccctgacaTTGCCACAGCCACGTTAAGTTTAACTTTACATAGGTAGGCTAGCCTACATAACACCTAACAGTTTGCAGACAAGCTTGCTAAATGCAGAACACAGTACGGTGATAGAAGTGAAAAATAAAGCGAGGTTGTAAAAGTGCCATGAACAAAATGTCAATAGCCATGCAATCAGCTGCGATATCAGTGCAGCATCTTGAGTCCACATTGACCCACATCACAGTGACGGGCCATACCAGTAGGTAGTTCACACTAACTGCAGGTCTAGTAGGCCTAGTACTATATTTTGTATCAGCTTAGactatttatttgtatatggACTCAAGACCCTTTCATGAGTGGTGTATATAATAGTGTTTCACAAATGTAGCCTGCAACATCTACattcaaacatacaaataaacaatctTAACAATGTGCCTTAAACTACAGTCTGTTTATCTCATGTTTCAAATAGCAAAGCCAACATAACCACTTCTGCTACTGCAAACACATTGCTCAAGATGACACAAGGATCAGGAGGACTAAGGACACTTTCAAACCAGTGCAATAAGGATATAAGCTTTTGCAGAGATTCGAGTCACCCCTGTCATAATCATGCTATCTTTGTTGTCGACTGGGTGATGGCCACATCACAGGGCAGTTGTCATGGTAATAGCAGCAGGAGGCATAACGGTAACAATTGCAAAATCACAGTGTATCAAATCATTCTGATTGACTGAACTATATCCTGAGAAGTAATCTTTTAGAAAGGGTCATaatcctgtacacacacacacacacacacacacacacacacacacacacacacacacacacacacacacacattctctctctctctctctctgattctcccTATCActttctccacctccacccctctctccctccacccctctctccttcttttcccctgcctctcttcatccctcccttcccttcctctctatcaTCTGCAGGATAGGAGAAGAGGACGAAGGTGCaagcccaacccccccccccctcccccctatcGTTCTCCCCTCcgtgtctctctttttccttctccctctcttcatcctcaactacctctccctttccttctctctctccatccccgactacctctccctttccttctccctctccccattcccaaatacctctctctttccttctccctctctctatccttgactacctctccctttccttctccctctctccatccttgactacctctccctttccttctccccctcttcatccctccctccctcccttcctccccttcctctccctttccttctccctctcttcatccctccctttctccctcccctacctctctctttccttctcccccctctccatccccgactacctctctctttccttctccctctctccatccttgactacctctccctttccttctccctctcttcatccctccctccctccctccctcccctacctctccctttccctctctctctctctatcccccctccct from Clupea harengus chromosome 18, Ch_v2.0.2, whole genome shotgun sequence includes the following:
- the LOC105898404 gene encoding kelch-like protein 33 produces the protein MSRFSPRKSGQDPEKDVPVHQRMALSQSNTEERGDIRGGRRGRGGGGGGGGGGGGGGRGVMDKGRGARGEESTSSSRPSPKVIPRPPNPPASQPLSPGVSTVPPPPNPSSDSELHPYSLPSYCDLLFTALRGLQGEGLLTDCDLQLHGNPFRFHWVVLAAGSERVEAWLRAGKAGLNEALRQLSEGHVTAPGLGAVLDFAYAGEMVGTPPDTGALEDVMSACRYLGVPRLAQVCRGDGAPCVGPKEREQSLKVLRRLWVHRVGCDVLIQTENGESFPAHRVVLAAGGDYFRALFCGGLRECSQDVVCLRGVSSSVLRPLLTFLYSGRLELGWPCVWELAEAALQFQLQGALSLCLAFLQERMDPSSCLDILALAEAYGLGELVQAAEGYILAHFQKVAEGEKFQDLPPAQLERLLERDSLCAESELVVFQAVLCWVEEDCGARLSFLPGLLRKVRLPLMSPSELRLVQGCGLLRQTRWGRAVLEEVADLLEGNQRYPDCRPRTANQVLVLVGGDCVDENFARREPNRSLWVARRFLTGPGLIRTVEWWPLAQLPDPPRFRHCVCVLQNKLYIIGGRKYYGALDILKSVMRFDPVQCSWEQLPDMAVPRDYFAAVCLNGKVFALGGSHDETQYLDTVEYFTPEDNTWRPAHPLDTALCGHAAAVWDGEIFVSGGCDANLRCLSALWHYHPKRGCSRRASMATGAGRAGHVMLPVPAGLVVAGGLQPSWRGYADQLQCEIYSPSRNTWMLFPVLPRPHLFPAAAALDGQLYVMGGSSADTARDTAWVHRYDPREGRWDKLGAMPRPYTDLCACMLQLPQGVHG